In Natronoarchaeum philippinense, a single window of DNA contains:
- the otsB gene encoding trehalose-phosphatase: MGGDDAVPATLRSTFERRLDRADGLLFLADFDGTLAPIVEDPTTATPLDGVPESLRALRDTDRIAVGLVSGRALADLRERAGVSGVHYAGNHGLELQAPAAEGEDADPEIEIHPDAAAAADAVGEVAGDVASRIDGIDGAAVEDKGVTATVHYRGVDESAVPNVQRAVEAAVADADADLRITSGKKIFEIRPAVDWDKGAAVEWLRDRLVPDDERWLTVYVGDDVTDEDAFAALDDGVGIAVGRTETAAEHALSDPEAVRALVGWLAGTGRRHVAGDADGEA, translated from the coding sequence ATGGGCGGCGACGACGCCGTCCCGGCGACGCTTCGTTCGACGTTCGAGCGGCGGCTCGACCGCGCCGACGGACTGCTCTTTCTCGCGGACTTCGACGGCACGCTCGCACCGATCGTCGAGGATCCGACAACGGCCACGCCGCTCGACGGCGTTCCCGAGAGCCTGCGCGCGTTACGAGACACCGACCGGATCGCCGTCGGGCTGGTCAGCGGCCGCGCGCTGGCGGATCTCCGCGAGCGCGCCGGCGTCTCCGGCGTCCACTACGCCGGAAATCACGGGCTGGAGTTGCAAGCCCCCGCGGCCGAGGGCGAGGACGCCGACCCCGAAATCGAAATCCATCCGGACGCCGCGGCGGCGGCCGACGCCGTCGGCGAGGTGGCCGGCGACGTGGCGTCCCGAATCGATGGCATCGACGGCGCCGCCGTCGAGGACAAAGGCGTCACTGCGACAGTCCACTACCGCGGCGTCGACGAGAGTGCAGTGCCTAACGTACAGCGCGCGGTCGAGGCCGCCGTCGCGGACGCCGATGCCGACCTGCGGATCACGTCCGGCAAGAAGATTTTCGAGATCCGGCCCGCCGTGGACTGGGACAAAGGCGCCGCCGTCGAGTGGTTGCGCGATCGACTGGTCCCCGACGACGAGCGCTGGCTCACCGTCTACGTCGGCGACGATGTGACCGACGAAGACGCGTTCGCTGCGCTGGACGACGGCGTCGGCATTGCGGTCGGGCGGACGGAGACGGCCGCCGAACACGCGCTCTCCGATCCCGAGGCAGTGCGGGCGCTCGTGGGCTGGCTTGCGGGGACGGGGCGGCGTCACGTCGCGGGCGACGCCGACGGTGAGGCTTGA
- a CDS encoding alpha,alpha-trehalose-phosphate synthase (UDP-forming) → MPSDERESDAPAPTERPGAERAGKPTRPPGWFDVTPSDDRSGGSGADSKAAATDAAASFLDGRRLVVMSNRQPYSHEYDGDEVVVNRPAGGLTAALDPVIQTVGGTWVAWGSGEADRVVADDDVVEVPPEDPAYDLRRVWLDEEQVDGYYYGYSNQALWPLSHSDTTRATFSRDDWKCYREVNELFAEAAVEACDDADPVIWFQDYHFGLAPQMARERLGEDAFLMQFWHLPWTGWDVFRACPQAEQLLDGLLANDLLGFHTAAYCQHFLDTVEATTDYDVDRGTRCVRQNDRRTYVRPFRIGIDADAQAAAADTDEAASFWETFADAHGLEDRRVGVGVDRLDYTKGIVERLEALEQFFETRPEWRGEFTFVQKGSESRSRIPAYRKVQERVEAKVADINSRFGTTDWQPIVYTTEMLSGEALAGLYRHADLCLVTSLRDGMNLVAKEFAAAQLDTTGVLVLSELAGASDELGDDAVLIHPSDTPAVADAIERALSMPADERERRMRGLREQVLDADVYEWIASQFRTAERIERPGPEQESAVDA, encoded by the coding sequence GTGCCGAGTGACGAACGGGAGAGCGACGCACCGGCGCCGACCGAGAGGCCGGGGGCCGAACGTGCGGGCAAGCCCACGCGTCCGCCGGGGTGGTTCGACGTGACGCCGTCGGACGACCGATCTGGAGGGAGCGGCGCCGACTCGAAGGCGGCTGCGACCGACGCCGCGGCGTCGTTTCTGGACGGACGCCGCCTCGTCGTGATGTCGAATCGCCAGCCCTACAGTCACGAGTACGACGGCGACGAGGTCGTCGTCAACCGACCGGCGGGCGGGCTGACCGCCGCGCTCGACCCGGTGATCCAAACCGTCGGCGGCACGTGGGTCGCGTGGGGGAGCGGCGAGGCCGACCGCGTCGTCGCCGACGACGACGTGGTCGAAGTGCCGCCCGAGGATCCCGCCTACGACCTGCGGCGGGTGTGGCTCGACGAGGAGCAGGTCGACGGCTACTACTACGGCTACAGCAATCAGGCGCTGTGGCCGCTGAGCCACTCGGACACGACCCGGGCGACGTTCTCGCGCGACGACTGGAAGTGCTACCGCGAGGTCAACGAGCTGTTCGCCGAGGCCGCCGTCGAGGCCTGTGACGACGCCGATCCGGTGATCTGGTTTCAGGACTACCACTTCGGACTGGCCCCGCAGATGGCAAGAGAGCGCCTCGGCGAGGACGCATTCCTCATGCAGTTCTGGCACCTGCCGTGGACCGGCTGGGACGTGTTCCGAGCCTGTCCGCAGGCCGAGCAGTTGCTCGACGGCCTGCTGGCCAACGACTTGCTTGGCTTTCACACGGCGGCGTACTGCCAGCACTTCCTCGACACCGTCGAGGCGACGACCGACTACGACGTCGACCGAGGAACTCGCTGTGTCAGACAGAACGACCGCCGGACGTACGTTCGGCCGTTCCGAATCGGCATCGACGCCGACGCGCAGGCCGCCGCGGCCGACACCGACGAAGCGGCGTCGTTCTGGGAGACGTTCGCGGACGCCCACGGGCTCGAGGATCGGCGCGTCGGCGTCGGCGTCGACCGGCTGGACTACACCAAGGGAATCGTCGAACGCCTCGAAGCGCTCGAACAGTTCTTCGAGACCCGCCCGGAGTGGCGCGGCGAGTTCACCTTCGTCCAGAAGGGCTCCGAGAGCCGAAGTCGCATCCCCGCCTACCGGAAAGTCCAAGAGCGCGTCGAGGCGAAGGTCGCGGACATCAACAGCCGCTTCGGAACGACCGACTGGCAGCCGATCGTCTACACGACCGAGATGCTCTCTGGAGAGGCGCTGGCGGGGCTGTACCGCCACGCCGATCTCTGTCTGGTCACGTCCCTGCGCGACGGGATGAACCTCGTCGCCAAGGAGTTCGCCGCCGCCCAGCTCGACACAACGGGCGTGCTCGTACTCTCGGAGCTCGCGGGCGCCAGCGACGAACTCGGCGACGACGCGGTGTTGATCCACCCCTCGGACACGCCCGCCGTCGCCGACGCCATCGAGCGCGCGCTGTCGATGCCCGCCGACGAGCGCGAGCGGCGCATGCGCGGACTCCGCGAGCAGGTCCTCGACGCCGACGTGTACGAGTGGATCGCCAGCCAGTTCCGGACGGCCGAACGGATCGAGCGCCCCGGCCCCGAGCAGGAATCCGCGGTCGACGCCTGA
- a CDS encoding DUF5789 family protein, whose translation MGDDTETNGSDSREMGVDFGYLDDALDELSYPVTTERLLDDHGDAELEYEGGSATLAELLDPMGGQKFESKTDVQQAALNMVGDDAIGRKNYSDRTPPATGEDRPEEGAPGQDTDSDQESL comes from the coding sequence ATGGGAGACGACACCGAGACAAACGGGAGCGACAGCCGCGAGATGGGCGTCGACTTCGGTTACCTCGACGACGCGCTCGACGAGCTGTCGTATCCGGTGACGACCGAGAGACTGCTCGACGACCACGGCGACGCCGAGCTGGAGTACGAGGGCGGCAGCGCCACGCTCGCCGAACTGCTCGACCCGATGGGCGGACAGAAGTTCGAGTCGAAAACTGACGTTCAGCAGGCCGCGCTCAACATGGTCGGCGACGACGCCATCGGACGCAAGAACTACAGCGACCGGACGCCGCCGGCGACCGGCGAGGACAGACCGGAGGAAGGCGCGCCCGGCCAAGACACCGACTCCGATCAGGAGTCGCTCTAG
- a CDS encoding creatininase family protein, with amino-acid sequence MHLSDRTWTDAADAETDLAVLPVGSTEQHGPHAPLGTDVLTAEAVADAGAERYDGEVVVAPAIPVGVAEEHRQFSGTLWVSEETFRSYVRETVASLAAHGWDRVVLVNGHGGNVAALREVAGRIVRRDDAYAVPFTWFESVGEHAADMGHGGPLETAVLRAVAPELVREDRVEDAREGASDGWGEWQSGVNLAFDSAEFTENGVVGDPEAGDAERGDELLELGADALAALLDAIEERDLSRPDRR; translated from the coding sequence GTGCATCTGAGCGACCGGACTTGGACCGACGCCGCCGACGCCGAGACGGACCTCGCCGTCTTGCCCGTCGGCAGCACCGAGCAACACGGCCCCCACGCTCCGCTCGGCACCGACGTGCTGACCGCCGAGGCGGTCGCTGACGCCGGTGCTGAGCGCTACGACGGCGAGGTCGTCGTCGCGCCGGCGATCCCCGTCGGCGTCGCCGAGGAACACCGCCAGTTTTCCGGCACGCTGTGGGTCTCCGAGGAGACGTTCCGCTCGTACGTCCGCGAGACGGTTGCCAGCCTCGCCGCCCACGGCTGGGACCGGGTCGTGCTGGTCAACGGCCACGGCGGCAACGTCGCCGCGCTTCGGGAGGTCGCCGGGAGAATTGTCCGGCGCGACGACGCCTACGCGGTGCCGTTCACGTGGTTCGAGTCGGTCGGCGAGCACGCCGCCGACATGGGCCACGGCGGCCCGCTGGAGACGGCGGTGCTGCGCGCCGTCGCGCCCGAACTGGTCCGCGAGGACCGGGTCGAGGACGCCCGCGAGGGCGCCAGCGACGGCTGGGGCGAGTGGCAAAGCGGCGTCAATCTGGCCTTCGACTCGGCGGAGTTCACCGAAAATGGCGTCGTCGGCGATCCCGAGGCGGGCGACGCCGAACGCGGAGACGAACTGCTCGAACTTGGGGCCGACGCGCTGGCGGCGCTACTCGACGCTATCGAGGAGCGGGACCTGAGCCGTCCCGACCGGCGCTGA
- a CDS encoding DUF5790 family protein, giving the protein MSQSTLDNDELFGEAANEMREDVEASLDDARAALPDGDAVWETEADNVLGVLNGLRSALDVEDAQSDLRDAKKWFTMGQRADAFDDAEDLEESIEEVEALIETIEEAHDQVGDLTATIPDLRGTLDDAADAGTDADDADTEADADAEEAEAE; this is encoded by the coding sequence ATGAGCCAGTCGACGCTCGACAACGACGAACTGTTCGGCGAAGCCGCAAACGAGATGCGCGAGGACGTCGAGGCGTCGCTCGACGACGCCCGCGCCGCGCTCCCGGACGGCGACGCCGTCTGGGAGACCGAGGCGGACAACGTGCTCGGCGTGCTCAACGGGCTCCGCTCGGCACTCGACGTGGAAGACGCTCAGTCGGACCTGCGCGACGCCAAGAAGTGGTTCACGATGGGCCAGCGCGCCGACGCCTTCGACGACGCAGAGGACCTCGAAGAGAGCATCGAGGAGGTCGAAGCGCTGATCGAGACGATCGAGGAGGCCCACGATCAGGTCGGCGACCTCACGGCGACGATCCCCGATCTGCGGGGCACGCTCGACGACGCCGCAGACGCCGGTACGGACGCAGACGACGCGGATACAGAGGCCGATGCGGACGCCGAAGAAGCCGAGGCCGAGTGA
- a CDS encoding metal-dependent hydrolase — protein sequence MVDVMGHVAMGLLWALPAWIVWDDRVSLAFVGFAAAASMLPDVDLVLSSLFPAAIHHHGVTHTVVFVVGIAVVAGAITAAALAEPLARWTSARFDERSTFTFATAGYAAGGLSHVFADMLSAPDISTPIEPLWPVVEGWWGLDLIWYNSPWWNAGLLTVALAAHAAVVVSTDSFGVVSGRDAT from the coding sequence ATGGTAGATGTCATGGGACACGTGGCGATGGGGCTGTTGTGGGCGCTGCCCGCGTGGATCGTCTGGGACGACCGCGTCAGTCTGGCCTTCGTCGGCTTCGCGGCGGCGGCGTCGATGCTTCCGGACGTGGATCTGGTGCTGTCGTCGCTGTTCCCGGCGGCGATCCACCACCACGGCGTCACGCACACTGTGGTGTTCGTCGTCGGCATCGCGGTCGTGGCCGGCGCGATCACGGCCGCCGCGCTCGCCGAACCGCTGGCGCGCTGGACCAGCGCGCGATTCGACGAGCGATCCACGTTCACATTTGCCACCGCGGGCTACGCTGCCGGCGGACTGAGTCACGTGTTCGCGGACATGCTGTCGGCGCCGGACATCTCGACGCCGATCGAACCGCTCTGGCCGGTCGTCGAGGGGTGGTGGGGGCTCGATCTGATCTGGTACAACTCGCCGTGGTGGAACGCCGGTCTGCTGACTGTCGCACTGGCGGCCCACGCCGCCGTCGTGGTCTCGACTGACTCCTTCGGCGTCGTCTCGGGGCGCGACGCGACGTAG
- a CDS encoding dihydroneopterin aldolase family protein, translating to MDNTDATPTTGERAAFEAGIKFGTLYHQFAGTPVSPDNASSLERAIEESIENQPHCAAVSVDILNERLDAAIDHGYTELTGEFMEVEVVVDYEGTEVVTSMQMEDGYPLMRVDAVRRDE from the coding sequence ATGGACAACACCGACGCGACGCCGACAACCGGCGAGCGAGCGGCGTTCGAGGCCGGCATCAAGTTCGGCACGCTGTACCACCAGTTCGCGGGCACGCCGGTCAGCCCCGACAATGCGTCCAGTTTAGAGCGCGCCATCGAGGAGTCGATCGAGAACCAGCCCCACTGCGCCGCGGTGTCCGTCGACATCCTCAACGAGCGTCTGGACGCCGCCATCGACCACGGCTACACCGAGTTGACGGGCGAGTTCATGGAGGTCGAGGTCGTCGTCGACTACGAGGGCACAGAGGTCGTCACCAGCATGCAGATGGAGGACGGCTACCCGCTGATGCGCGTCGACGCCGTGCGACGCGACGAGTAG
- the azf gene encoding NAD-dependent glucose-6-phosphate dehydrogenase Azf, whose protein sequence is MDDPVLLTGAGGRVGQAILGGLADDYEWRLLDREPPTGEHPGEYVVADVTDYDAIRDAMEGVSAVIHLAGDPRPEAPWSSVLENNIDGAKTVFEAAVDAGVEKVAFASSNHAVGAYETDERTPEMYRDHHELRLDGTELPRPTNLYGVSKAAGETLGRYYHDQHGLDVVCVRIGNLTEGHPPIDYERGQAMWLSYRDCAHLFDRCLQADYDYEIVYGISDNDRKYYSIERAKEALGYEPRDNSAHFDGEERVDEPEA, encoded by the coding sequence ATGGACGACCCCGTGCTGCTGACCGGCGCCGGCGGGCGCGTCGGACAGGCGATTCTGGGCGGGCTCGCGGACGACTACGAGTGGCGACTCCTCGATCGAGAGCCACCGACGGGCGAGCATCCGGGCGAGTACGTCGTCGCCGATGTCACCGACTACGACGCCATCCGCGATGCGATGGAGGGCGTCAGCGCGGTGATCCATCTCGCCGGCGATCCGCGCCCTGAGGCGCCCTGGTCGAGCGTTCTGGAGAACAACATCGACGGCGCCAAGACCGTCTTCGAGGCCGCCGTCGACGCCGGCGTCGAGAAGGTCGCCTTCGCCTCATCGAACCACGCTGTCGGCGCCTACGAGACCGACGAGCGCACGCCCGAGATGTACCGCGACCACCACGAGCTCCGTCTCGACGGCACCGAACTCCCTCGGCCCACCAACCTCTACGGCGTCAGCAAGGCCGCCGGCGAGACGCTCGGTCGGTACTACCACGACCAGCACGGACTGGACGTGGTCTGCGTGCGCATCGGCAACCTCACTGAGGGCCACCCCCCGATCGACTACGAGCGCGGACAGGCGATGTGGCTCTCCTATCGTGACTGTGCCCACCTGTTCGATCGCTGCCTGCAGGCCGACTACGACTACGAAATCGTCTACGGCATCTCGGACAACGACCGCAAGTACTACTCGATCGAGCGCGCGAAGGAGGCACTTGGATACGAGCCGCGAGACAATTCTGCACACTTCGACGGCGAGGAGCGGGTCGACGAACCCGAGGCGTGA
- a CDS encoding DUF309 domain-containing protein: protein MESLLRAGIAAYNAGYYHAAHDAWEDRWLELEEGHDERLLHGLIQFTAAVHHAHDRNWEGAVGLAESAGAYLRELPADYRGVNVGTVRETLSTLASDPEVIERRRPPELRVDGRAVEFTDLDIGAVWTVAPLLAEAAERYDEATIDRAVEYARDDLDAGEEGSPFVTFVLDFVRDAENRGIIYQRLSQHVDRRRSRERDVEGLFE from the coding sequence ATGGAGTCACTACTCCGCGCTGGCATCGCCGCCTACAACGCGGGCTACTACCACGCGGCCCACGACGCGTGGGAGGATCGGTGGTTGGAACTGGAGGAAGGCCACGACGAGCGCCTGCTCCACGGCCTGATTCAGTTCACAGCCGCCGTCCACCACGCGCACGATCGCAACTGGGAGGGAGCGGTCGGACTCGCCGAGAGCGCCGGCGCGTACCTCCGTGAGCTGCCGGCCGACTACCGCGGCGTCAACGTCGGGACGGTCCGCGAGACGCTTTCGACGCTTGCGTCCGACCCCGAGGTGATCGAACGGCGCCGTCCGCCCGAGTTACGGGTCGACGGGCGAGCTGTCGAGTTCACCGATCTCGACATCGGAGCGGTCTGGACCGTCGCGCCACTGCTCGCCGAAGCGGCCGAGAGGTACGACGAAGCGACGATCGACCGCGCCGTCGAGTACGCCCGTGATGACCTCGATGCTGGTGAGGAGGGGAGCCCGTTCGTCACGTTCGTGCTGGATTTCGTTCGTGACGCCGAAAACAGGGGAATCATCTACCAGCGACTGAGCCAGCACGTCGATCGGCGTCGCTCGCGGGAGCGAGATGTCGAAGGCCTGTTCGAGTAA
- a CDS encoding 50S ribosomal protein L40e, whose product MATFEKAEGRLLNKMICMRCNARNAAEAENCRKCGYGNLRPKAKEARSA is encoded by the coding sequence ATGGCTACGTTCGAAAAAGCGGAGGGGCGACTGCTGAACAAGATGATCTGCATGCGGTGTAACGCGCGCAACGCCGCCGAGGCCGAGAACTGCCGGAAGTGCGGCTACGGCAATCTCCGCCCGAAGGCCAAGGAAGCCCGCAGCGCCTGA
- a CDS encoding coiled-coil protein, with the protein MVDAQELDEADNVELTEDDLENKSKGQLIKLAGQLRDRRNELNQLASERASKRDDLNAKTREKVDEAQEHREQRDELNEQVQEHKEKRNELNAEANELFDKVEAMKSDMELDEGKDLEELEEEIEELEFKQQTEVLSTEDERELIEKIEEKREEYTQRKEKLDQNEELDDLVEEAEEVRSEASQHHQKVTELADKAQEHHNEMIEAYREADDIRDDADEMHELFVEAQEAADRHHEDFVRVQKRLRELDKEEEQERKSEREQEKEEVEQEAEEIYERFKDGETLDTEDLMKLQKAGRL; encoded by the coding sequence ATGGTAGATGCACAAGAACTCGACGAAGCGGACAACGTCGAACTTACGGAGGACGACCTCGAAAACAAATCGAAAGGACAGCTCATCAAGCTCGCAGGCCAGCTGCGAGACCGGCGAAACGAGCTGAACCAGCTCGCATCCGAGCGCGCATCCAAGCGCGACGACCTGAACGCGAAGACACGCGAGAAGGTCGACGAAGCTCAAGAGCACCGCGAGCAGCGCGACGAGCTCAACGAGCAGGTCCAAGAGCACAAAGAAAAGCGCAACGAGCTCAACGCCGAGGCAAACGAGCTGTTCGACAAGGTCGAGGCCATGAAGTCGGACATGGAGCTCGACGAGGGCAAGGACCTCGAGGAGCTCGAAGAGGAGATCGAGGAGCTCGAATTTAAGCAGCAGACCGAGGTTCTCAGCACCGAGGACGAGCGCGAACTCATCGAGAAGATCGAGGAGAAGCGCGAGGAGTACACGCAGCGAAAGGAGAAACTCGATCAGAACGAGGAGCTCGATGACCTCGTCGAGGAGGCCGAAGAGGTCCGATCGGAAGCCAGTCAGCACCACCAGAAGGTGACCGAGCTCGCCGACAAGGCCCAAGAGCACCACAACGAGATGATCGAGGCCTATCGGGAGGCCGACGACATCCGTGACGACGCCGACGAGATGCACGAGCTGTTCGTCGAAGCCCAAGAGGCCGCCGACCGTCACCACGAGGACTTCGTCCGCGTCCAGAAGCGTCTGCGCGAACTCGACAAGGAAGAAGAACAAGAGCGCAAGTCCGAGCGCGAGCAGGAGAAAGAGGAAGTCGAGCAGGAAGCCGAGGAGATCTACGAGCGCTTCAAGGACGGCGAGACCCTCGACACCGAGGACCTGATGAAGCTCCAGAAGGCGGGCCGTCTCTAA
- a CDS encoding glycoside hydrolase family 2, with translation MLDQWQGAAVEPSDDDEPPVLDDPDPVDIPGRPDALAGADAVAYRTTFPDPRDDEETRATLVLDGLYAHARVWHDGELLGEHDTYFRPARFEFEPSADNELIVECRRPDDGFGGVHETDRLPESARVPGIWWDAHVETHGPVALVDLSVTPRLDENRGTITAELTVDAAEQIDERATLSLRPEGFRGGGAMERVHVQADAGERVTVQREIEVREPRRWWPRDLGSQHRYTVRAKLDGAERAATTGFSTVSLDDDGLRINGRRARARGVNVVPSEDPVGAVEAAAAANANLVRAHAHVASPSFREACDEAGLLLWQDLPLSGPVDVDPERGAELADALVETTRASPSVGVYGVHDDPADPFEQPLGSGTIARSRLRWRAWRTDYDRSTADEIAATFDTDRPVVPVAGPPGTAPDAANLYPGWDYGVAADIDRLLDRYPGLGEVVSEFGAGSVVDPDGTDSVPGLADRIEANDPERTQREQARTVKRVGETLRRNGAAVVAAFALQDARPAGGMGLLAADGGEKPAYSALADAYEPLQAVLDDTPRPGTVGVTVVNDTGEHAEATVEWTAGDRGGSFDATVEPLDSESAGGVKIPDGADEVVLTLSNDGEGVTNTYRL, from the coding sequence ATGCTGGACCAGTGGCAAGGGGCCGCGGTCGAACCGAGCGACGACGACGAGCCGCCGGTCCTCGATGACCCCGATCCAGTCGATATTCCCGGCCGTCCGGACGCGCTCGCCGGAGCGGACGCCGTCGCGTACCGGACGACGTTTCCGGATCCGCGTGACGACGAGGAAACGCGCGCGACGCTCGTCCTCGACGGGCTGTACGCGCACGCACGCGTCTGGCACGACGGCGAGTTGCTCGGCGAGCACGACACCTACTTCCGACCTGCTCGCTTCGAGTTCGAGCCCTCGGCCGACAACGAGTTGATCGTGGAGTGCCGGCGCCCCGACGACGGCTTCGGCGGCGTCCACGAGACAGACCGGTTGCCGGAGAGCGCGCGCGTACCGGGTATCTGGTGGGATGCCCACGTCGAGACGCACGGACCGGTCGCGCTCGTCGACCTGTCGGTGACGCCACGACTCGACGAGAACCGCGGAACGATCACGGCCGAGTTGACCGTCGACGCCGCCGAGCAGATCGACGAGCGCGCGACGCTGTCGCTCCGGCCCGAGGGGTTCCGCGGCGGCGGCGCGATGGAGCGGGTCCACGTGCAGGCCGACGCCGGTGAGCGCGTCACGGTCCAACGCGAGATCGAGGTTCGAGAGCCGCGGCGCTGGTGGCCTCGCGATCTGGGCTCCCAGCACCGCTACACGGTGCGCGCGAAGCTCGACGGCGCGGAGCGGGCGGCGACGACCGGCTTCAGTACGGTGTCGCTCGACGACGACGGACTTCGCATCAACGGCCGCCGTGCCCGCGCACGCGGGGTCAACGTGGTTCCGAGCGAGGATCCCGTCGGAGCTGTCGAGGCCGCGGCGGCCGCCAACGCCAATCTCGTTCGCGCACACGCACACGTCGCCTCGCCGTCGTTCCGCGAGGCCTGCGACGAGGCCGGACTCCTGCTCTGGCAGGATCTCCCGCTATCGGGCCCCGTGGATGTCGACCCCGAACGGGGCGCCGAACTCGCCGACGCACTGGTCGAGACGACTCGCGCCAGCCCCAGCGTCGGCGTCTACGGCGTCCACGACGACCCCGCGGATCCCTTCGAGCAACCGCTGGGAAGCGGCACCATTGCGCGCTCGCGGCTTCGTTGGCGCGCGTGGCGCACCGACTACGACCGATCGACCGCCGACGAGATCGCCGCGACGTTCGACACCGATCGACCGGTCGTCCCGGTCGCCGGCCCGCCCGGCACTGCGCCCGACGCCGCGAATCTGTACCCCGGCTGGGACTACGGCGTCGCCGCGGATATCGACCGGTTGCTCGACCGCTATCCCGGGCTCGGCGAAGTCGTGTCGGAGTTTGGCGCCGGATCGGTCGTCGATCCCGACGGGACCGACTCGGTTCCCGGACTCGCCGATCGCATCGAGGCAAACGACCCGGAGAGGACACAGCGCGAGCAGGCACGGACAGTAAAACGCGTCGGCGAGACGCTGCGGCGCAACGGCGCGGCCGTGGTCGCCGCGTTCGCGTTGCAGGACGCCAGACCGGCGGGCGGGATGGGCCTGCTGGCCGCCGACGGCGGTGAGAAACCGGCCTACAGCGCCCTCGCCGACGCCTACGAGCCGCTACAGGCCGTGCTCGACGACACGCCGCGTCCGGGCACCGTCGGCGTCACGGTGGTCAACGACACGGGCGAGCACGCCGAGGCGACCGTCGAGTGGACGGCCGGCGACCGTGGCGGCTCGTTCGATGCCACAGTCGAGCCGCTCGACAGCGAGTCCGCCGGCGGCGTCAAGATTCCCGACGGCGCCGACGAAGTCGTGCTGACGCTGTCGAACGACGGGGAGGGGGTCACGAACACGTACCGGCTGTAG